Proteins encoded by one window of Desulfovibrio ferrophilus:
- a CDS encoding OmpH family outer membrane protein — translation MRKLLFAIIAVVMLAPAAQAATKGPVAIVNVPMVIRECEQGKQVRDQLKATFKSTQTEMDRQKAELEKLRDELQKQGIVLSQEAKVDKEIEFKRKVRDYQDGLRNFQRKFKAEESKLSKPLLDVIVETLKSYGKKHGLGMILDAQAGILYADDKADITNEIIVEVNKASKAKK, via the coding sequence ATGCGTAAGCTTTTGTTTGCTATTATTGCCGTGGTGATGCTTGCCCCGGCTGCTCAGGCAGCCACGAAAGGACCTGTGGCTATTGTGAATGTGCCCATGGTTATTCGCGAGTGCGAGCAGGGTAAGCAGGTGCGGGATCAACTCAAGGCGACCTTCAAGAGCACTCAGACCGAAATGGACAGGCAGAAGGCTGAACTCGAGAAGCTTCGTGACGAGCTCCAGAAGCAGGGCATCGTGTTGTCTCAGGAAGCCAAGGTCGACAAGGAAATCGAATTCAAGCGCAAGGTTCGTGATTATCAGGATGGTCTGCGTAATTTCCAGCGCAAGTTTAAGGCTGAAGAGAGCAAGCTTTCCAAACCTCTGTTGGATGTCATTGTCGAAACTCTGAAAAGCTACGGCAAGAAGCACGGGTTGGGTATGATTCTGGATGCTCAAGCTGGCATTCTTTATGCCGATGACAAGGCTGACATCACCAATGAGATTATCGTCGAGGTCAACAAGGCTTCCAAGGCGAAAAAGTAA
- the lpxD gene encoding UDP-3-O-(3-hydroxymyristoyl)glucosamine N-acyltransferase has product MRIRLSELAGKLGLTLVGQDCEISGVGTLESAGPEDVTFLANPKYDALLATSKAAAVICTEEHADRVASALVSANPYLDFARLLNLFTPQQGSLSGINDAAYVDPEASVDESADIYPFAFVARGASIGPRTKVFPGSYVGDGCVVGADCTLYPNVTLMAGTVLGDRVMIHSGAVLGSDGFGYVPTPAGREKIPQVGTVLVEDDVEIGANTTIDRAMLEKTLIGGGTKIDNLVQIAHNCTFGKNCTIVSQVGIAGSCTVGSNVIMAGKAGLADHLDIGDDVVIGPKCGVRVSIPDGKRMGGHPAMEYGTYMRHMSLAPKIPDLFKRVKKLEKELTALLAASDEGDN; this is encoded by the coding sequence ATGAGAATCAGACTGTCAGAATTGGCCGGAAAGTTGGGCCTCACTCTGGTGGGGCAGGATTGTGAAATCTCCGGAGTCGGGACTCTTGAGTCTGCGGGACCCGAGGATGTGACCTTTCTGGCCAATCCGAAATACGACGCACTTTTGGCGACATCTAAAGCTGCTGCGGTCATTTGTACCGAGGAGCATGCTGACCGGGTGGCTTCGGCCCTTGTCAGTGCAAATCCTTATCTGGATTTTGCCCGGTTGCTCAATCTGTTCACACCGCAGCAGGGGAGCCTGAGTGGTATCAACGACGCCGCTTATGTCGACCCCGAGGCCAGTGTTGACGAAAGTGCAGATATCTACCCCTTTGCCTTCGTGGCCAGGGGAGCGAGCATCGGCCCCCGCACCAAGGTCTTCCCTGGCAGTTATGTTGGGGATGGCTGCGTTGTCGGTGCCGACTGTACGTTGTACCCCAATGTAACGCTGATGGCAGGTACCGTCCTTGGCGACCGGGTGATGATTCATTCCGGTGCCGTGCTTGGGAGTGACGGGTTTGGCTATGTGCCGACCCCGGCTGGCCGCGAGAAGATTCCCCAGGTCGGGACCGTGCTGGTTGAGGATGACGTTGAGATTGGTGCCAATACCACCATTGACCGCGCCATGCTCGAAAAGACTCTGATCGGCGGCGGCACGAAGATCGACAACCTTGTACAGATCGCCCACAATTGTACTTTCGGAAAAAACTGTACCATCGTCTCACAGGTTGGGATCGCAGGCAGTTGTACCGTTGGCAGCAATGTGATCATGGCTGGCAAGGCCGGTCTGGCCGACCATCTGGACATTGGTGATGACGTCGTCATCGGACCCAAATGCGGTGTGCGCGTGTCTATTCCCGATGGCAAGCGCATGGGCGGGCACCCTGCCATGGAGTATGGAACCTACATGCGCCATATGTCCCTGGCCCCCAAAATTCCCGATTTGTTCAAGCGGGTAAAGAAACTCGAAAAAGAATTGACCGCCCTGCTTGCGGCGTCAGACGAGGGAGACAACTAA
- the fabZ gene encoding 3-hydroxyacyl-ACP dehydratase FabZ, protein MSELPQFVDIQQIFELLPHRYPFLMVDRVTEVVPGESLKAFKNVTVNEPFFQGHFPGLPVMPGVLMCEALAQAGGLLALLSDEEMSKGDNVFLFTGIDKVRFRRRVVPGDKLDLEVFDMKRKMNLIKMSGKALVNGELACQGIMSAAIVNREDM, encoded by the coding sequence ATGAGCGAACTCCCCCAATTTGTGGATATTCAGCAGATTTTTGAATTGCTTCCTCACCGTTATCCTTTCCTGATGGTGGACCGAGTGACGGAAGTCGTTCCCGGTGAATCCCTGAAGGCGTTCAAGAATGTCACAGTGAATGAGCCCTTTTTTCAGGGTCATTTCCCTGGTTTGCCAGTGATGCCTGGCGTGCTGATGTGCGAGGCGCTGGCTCAGGCTGGCGGATTGCTGGCACTGCTTTCCGATGAGGAAATGTCCAAAGGCGATAATGTCTTCCTGTTTACGGGCATCGACAAGGTTCGATTCCGTCGTCGGGTGGTTCCTGGTGACAAACTTGATCTTGAAGTCTTCGATATGAAGCGCAAGATGAACCTGATCAAGATGAGCGGCAAGGCACTGGTCAATGGCGAGCTCGCCTGCCAGGGTATTATGTCTGCTGCCATTGTGAATAGAGAGGATATGTAG
- the lpxA gene encoding acyl-ACP--UDP-N-acetylglucosamine O-acyltransferase: MANQIHPTAVVDPGAKLGDNVTIGPYAIIESDTEIGDGTRIDAFAQIKRYTSMGANNVIHSNALIGGEPQDMKFKDADTRVVMGDNNIIREFVTVHRGTPEGRGETRIGSGCMIMAYAHVAHDCVLHDHAILVNCVMLAGHVDIGSHAVVSGMTGVHQFTRIGDYAFIGGMSGVSLDVPPYIHATGVRGALRGLNLIGLRRAGIDRASIKALKQAYTTIFRSGMGRKEALAEAEEVLGDVPEVMKMIEFIRSSERGVHSDIGMRNGDKDS; encoded by the coding sequence GTGGCCAACCAGATTCATCCTACTGCAGTGGTGGACCCGGGCGCGAAGCTTGGGGACAACGTGACCATTGGTCCGTATGCCATTATCGAATCCGATACCGAGATCGGTGACGGGACCCGCATCGATGCCTTTGCCCAGATCAAGCGCTATACGAGCATGGGGGCGAATAACGTCATCCATTCCAACGCGTTGATCGGCGGTGAACCGCAGGATATGAAATTCAAGGATGCCGATACACGCGTGGTCATGGGTGACAACAACATCATCCGTGAATTCGTGACCGTGCATCGTGGAACCCCGGAAGGTCGCGGTGAGACCAGGATTGGATCGGGCTGCATGATCATGGCATATGCCCATGTGGCCCATGACTGTGTCTTGCATGATCACGCCATTCTGGTGAACTGCGTCATGCTGGCCGGCCATGTTGATATCGGTTCCCATGCCGTGGTCAGTGGAATGACTGGTGTGCATCAGTTTACGCGCATCGGTGATTACGCCTTCATTGGTGGAATGTCTGGCGTCTCTTTGGACGTGCCGCCCTATATCCACGCCACAGGGGTTCGCGGAGCCTTGCGGGGCTTGAACCTGATAGGGCTTCGTCGTGCAGGAATAGACCGCGCGAGTATCAAGGCCTTGAAACAGGCCTACACCACTATTTTCCGTTCCGGTATGGGGCGCAAGGAAGCCTTGGCTGAGGCCGAGGAGGTCCTGGGCGATGTTCCGGAGGTCATGAAGATGATCGAGTTCATCCGCAGCAGTGAACGCGGGGTGCACAGCGACATCGGTATGCGTAACGGTGATAAAGACAGTTAA
- a CDS encoding LpxI family protein, with product MTKTLGIIAGGRRFPFMVAERAREAGIRVVAVGFTGNTDPTLADHVDVFEMVHLGQLSKCIKFMKANTADSVVFAGAINKPKAMDIRPDLLAAKLLFKLKGKGDDAILSTVLDVFESHGLNVGDPLEFVPGLATPEGALTSRQPTRDDLEDLRFAWPKAKAIGEMDIGQSLLVKAGIVLAVEGPEGTDAAILRAGELSSKGCVLCKVYKPGQDMRIDRPAAGLNTVRSMIEAGGTCIGIEAGRSIFFEQDEAVALAEKHGVSIIGLSSEILGLGS from the coding sequence ATGACCAAGACACTTGGAATTATTGCCGGTGGACGCAGGTTCCCCTTTATGGTGGCAGAGCGCGCACGTGAGGCTGGGATTCGCGTTGTGGCCGTGGGCTTTACCGGGAATACGGACCCAACACTGGCTGACCATGTTGATGTCTTTGAGATGGTGCATCTGGGACAGTTGTCCAAATGCATCAAATTCATGAAAGCCAATACGGCAGATTCGGTGGTCTTTGCCGGAGCTATCAACAAGCCCAAGGCCATGGATATCCGCCCCGATCTGTTGGCGGCCAAACTGTTGTTCAAGCTCAAGGGCAAAGGTGACGACGCCATTCTGTCCACCGTCCTCGATGTGTTCGAGTCGCATGGATTGAACGTGGGTGATCCCCTTGAATTTGTGCCCGGGTTGGCTACCCCAGAAGGTGCGCTGACCTCCAGGCAACCAACACGCGATGATCTTGAGGACCTCCGATTTGCCTGGCCCAAGGCCAAGGCCATTGGAGAGATGGATATCGGTCAGTCCCTGCTGGTCAAAGCTGGAATCGTATTGGCTGTCGAAGGGCCGGAGGGCACCGACGCCGCCATTCTGCGTGCGGGTGAGTTGTCCTCAAAAGGGTGCGTGCTCTGCAAGGTTTACAAGCCTGGGCAGGATATGCGTATCGACAGGCCCGCAGCAGGGTTGAATACCGTTCGGTCCATGATCGAGGCTGGTGGTACCTGTATCGGTATCGAAGCCGGGCGATCCATCTTTTTTGAACAGGACGAAGCCGTGGCTCTGGCAGAGAAGCATGGCGTCTCCATTATTGGCCTTTCCTCTGAAATCCTAGGTCTCGGTTCCTAA
- a CDS encoding N-acyl homoserine lactonase family protein: protein MPYTVTPLLTGVRNPDQGIMTYQQGYGQPIWLPIYSLLVRGEGRTILIDTGLDEDEVMEPAGFTEDTGLHVTTLTEALETQGVAPDDVDIIINTHLHDDHCGNNRLFTKARHIVQQIELDFCKAPHPLDHRYDEYFIEDIEFETLDGDAEPVPGIRCLLTPGHSPGCQTVIIETASEPVIMPGFCCNEKNFPANGPAICPGVHCDAFAAYDNIQKIKAMAGTILPVHGLTTATMKF, encoded by the coding sequence ATGCCCTACACTGTTACACCTCTACTCACAGGTGTTCGCAACCCCGACCAGGGAATCATGACCTACCAGCAGGGGTACGGCCAACCGATTTGGCTGCCCATCTATTCCCTGCTTGTACGCGGCGAAGGCCGTACCATTCTTATTGATACCGGTTTGGATGAAGACGAGGTCATGGAACCTGCAGGCTTTACCGAAGACACAGGCCTTCATGTAACAACACTGACCGAAGCACTTGAAACTCAGGGGGTAGCCCCGGACGATGTAGATATCATCATCAACACCCATCTGCACGACGATCACTGCGGCAACAACCGACTGTTCACCAAAGCCCGGCACATCGTCCAGCAGATCGAACTGGACTTCTGCAAGGCGCCCCACCCTCTGGATCATCGCTACGACGAGTACTTCATCGAAGACATCGAGTTCGAAACCCTGGATGGCGACGCAGAACCGGTACCCGGCATCCGTTGCCTGCTGACTCCCGGCCACTCTCCCGGTTGCCAGACCGTGATTATTGAAACGGCTTCCGAGCCGGTGATCATGCCCGGCTTCTGTTGCAACGAGAAGAACTTCCCTGCCAACGGCCCCGCCATTTGCCCAGGTGTCCACTGTGACGCCTTTGCGGCCTATGACAACATCCAAAAAATCAAAGCCATGGCAGGGACCATTCTGCCCGTACACGGTCTGACCACCGCCACCATGAAATTCTGA